The Paraburkholderia hospita DNA segment GCTCCACAATTGCCTGTGCGACACGCAGGATCGTCTCGAACCGCTGCTGGATATTCTTGATCAGCCAACGCGCTTCCTGCAGTTGCTGCCGCAGCGAACCGCTGCCCGGATCGCCGCGATTGTTGCGCAGGATATTCGCGTACAGATGGTTGATACGCAGTTTCGGCACGACTTCCGGATTCAGTTCCGCCTGCCATCCCTGTGCCGTTTTGCGCACCATGATGTCAGGCACAACGTAGTCCGCTTCGGCCTTGCCGTAGGCCGCGCCCGGGAACGGCTCCAGCGAGCGGATCAGCGCATGCGCTTCGCGCAGATCGTCGTCGCTTGCCTTCAGGTATTTGCGCAGACGCGTGAAGTCGCGCGCGGCGAGCAACTCCAGATGATGCGCGACGATGTCGAGCGCGAGCGTGCGCGTGGGCGACGGCTCGAGCCGGCACAACTGCAAACGCAGGCATTCGGACGCCGAACGCGCGCCGACACCCGCGGGATCGAAGCTGTGCAGTAAGGCGAGGGCCGCGTTGAGTTCGTCGGTATCGACTTCCAGTTCGTCGGGGAGATCGGTGAGGATTTCGTCGAAGGTGGCCGTCAGATAGCCGTCGTCGTCGAGTGATTCGATCAGGAACGTGATGAGTGCGCGGTCGCGTGCGCTTGCTCCCGTTACACGAAGTTGAGCAGTCAGGTGATCGCGCAGCGTCGTGGTCGATTCGTGGATTTGCAGCGGCGGCAGATCGTCGTCGTCCGATGCATTGCCCGAACGGCCGTAGTCGTCGAGATTCCACTGGTTCGCATCCGAGTTCGAGTCCGAACCCATGCCGTTGTATTCGTCGACGCCTTGGGGTTCGCCGCTCTCCTGGCTGTCGCCGGAGGAAGTGGACGACGACGAAGACGGTGGCGAACTCGACATCCCTTCCGGCGAGGTGTTCTGCGACGTCTGCGAGATGACCGTGCCGTCGGCGGCGACGCGCAACGGACTCGCGATCCAGTCGTCCTCCGTTTCGAGCAACGGATTCTGGGAGATCGCCATCGACACTTCCTGTTGCAGTTCAAGCGTAGACAGCTGCAGCAGCCGGATGGACTGTTGCAGTTGTGGTGTCAGCGCAAGATGCTGCGACAGGCGGAGTTGGAGGCTGGCTTTCATGGCAATGTGTGATTCA contains these protein-coding regions:
- a CDS encoding RNA polymerase factor sigma-54 encodes the protein MKASLQLRLSQHLALTPQLQQSIRLLQLSTLELQQEVSMAISQNPLLETEDDWIASPLRVAADGTVISQTSQNTSPEGMSSSPPSSSSSTSSGDSQESGEPQGVDEYNGMGSDSNSDANQWNLDDYGRSGNASDDDDLPPLQIHESTTTLRDHLTAQLRVTGASARDRALITFLIESLDDDGYLTATFDEILTDLPDELEVDTDELNAALALLHSFDPAGVGARSASECLRLQLCRLEPSPTRTLALDIVAHHLELLAARDFTRLRKYLKASDDDLREAHALIRSLEPFPGAAYGKAEADYVVPDIMVRKTAQGWQAELNPEVVPKLRINHLYANILRNNRGDPGSGSLRQQLQEARWLIKNIQQRFETILRVAQAIVERQKNFFAHGEIAMRPLVLREIADTLGLHESTVSRVTTGKYMLTPFGTLEFKYFFGSHVSTDTGGAASSTAIRALIKQLIGAEDTKSPLSDSRIAELLAEQGFVVARRTVAKYREALKIPAVNLRKSL